Part of the bacterium genome is shown below.
TTATTTTTATGGTCGAACCCATTCGACACATGCCCCCCGAAGGTGCGCGCCGCGCGCGGATTCTCGTTGTCGATCACCACGAGAAAAAGCGCGAATGGCTGCGCGCGCATCTGGCGGCCGCGGGGCACGAGGTGACGCTCGCGGCCGGCGCCAACGACGCCGAGCGGCGATTCGCCGAAACGCACCCGGACGTCTGCCTCGTCGCGCTGACGCTTCCGCGCGTCCCCGGCTCCGAGCTGGCCGTGCGTTTGCGGAAGACGCCGAATGGCGAGCGCTGCCGCATCATCCTGACCAGTTCCATATTCCGGACGATGCAGGTGGACGACGTGGCCCGCGCGCGCTGGAAGGCCGACGCGTTTCTGGCCGAGCCGTTTAGCGAGGATGTGCTGCATGGCGCGCTCGCGACCGTTCTCGAAAACCTCGCGCCGGGAACGTCGGACGATGGTGCGCCGATGGTTGAGCCGCTTGAAATCCGCGAGTCGTCGTCGCCGTCTCCCGCCGAATCGCCCGGCCCGGAGCCGGAGCCGGAATCGAGTCTCCTCGTTCCGATGTCCGGCGATCTCGGAGAGGCAAGCGTGCCGGAGGTCGTCGCCGCGATGTTCTTCGCGCGCGCGACGGGCATCGTCACGTTCACGCGCGGTAACGCCGTCAAGCGCGTCTTCGTGCGCGAGGGCCTGCCGATGCACGTGCAAAGCGACCAGCGCGACGAGACGCTCGGCCAGATCCTGCGCATGCAGGGGCTCATCGACGAGGACGCGTATCTTGCTTCGCTTGCGAGCGTCGCCGAGGGCCAGATGATGGGCGGCGCGCTCGTGGACATCGGCGCGCTCACGCCGGCGCAGGTTTACAACGCGCTGAAATTGCAGACGCACGAAAAGATGCTGGCGCTGTTTTCCTGGTTTGACGGCGCCTATACGATCGAGCTTGCCGATCGCCTGGAGGAAACGCACACCGCGTTCGAGCAATGGCCGCCCGCGATCATCCTCGAGGGCATCGAGCGGCACTACGATCCCGCGAGCATCCGCGAGGTCGCCGCGGAGATGAAGGATTTTGTGCTTTTGCGGAATCCATCGCCGCCGGTGGCGTTTGACGAATTGCGCCTGCCCGGGGACGCCGCGGCGATCCTTCGCCTCGCCGACGGCAAGCGCACGGTCGCGAAGGTCCTTGGCGAAAGCCCGCTCGATTCGGCGCGCACGTTCTTCGCGTTCTACACATTGCTTGTGCTGGAGCAATTCGCGAAGGTCGATCCGGGTACGATGAAGGAGTCGGCGGACGAATTGCGTTCCGCCCAGCCCAGCCCGGATCGCGTGGCGCGTGAGGCCATCCGCGAGAAAGCGCCCGCCGTGGCAAGGGGCGGCGCTGTCGAGGATGCCGATGACGAGGCCGCGCTCGAGATCGAGCTTGCGGACTTCGAGACCGGCGGCCTCGCGGAAGACGACGCGGACGGCGCGCGCGAGGCACCGCCCGGTCCCGCGCCGGCCGAACGGTTCGCGCCCGAGGATCGCGACGAAAGCGAGTTGACGGCCTACGTCGAACGCGAGCGCAAGCGCGCCGCGCCGGACGATCGCGGGCTGCTCGACGAGATCCTGGCGTTCTACCTGAAGCTTCCAAGGATCACGCACTACGAGGTGCTCGGCGTCGATCGCGGCGCGGACGCCAAGTCGATGGACGACGCGTATCGCGTCCTCGTAAAAAAGCTGCACTCCGACCGCCTGCGCCCGCGTTTTTCGGGCGAGATTCTGGCGCTCGCGGACGCAATCGTCGCGCGCGCGACCGAGGCGCATGACACGCTGCTCGATTTCAACAAGCGCGCGGCGTACGAGGCGCGGTTGCGCGCCGGGGGCGACCGCAAGGAACGCAGCGTACAGATCATCCTGGCGGCGGAGCGCACCTTCAACGCGGGCATGCTCGCGATGCGCCAGCAGGCCTGGGAGAAGGCGTACGAGAACTTCGCCGAGGCCGTGAAGATGTTCCCGGAAGAAGCGGAGTATCACGCGTTTTTGGGCTGGTCCGCATTGCACGCGAGCGGCCGGCCGCAAGGCGAGCGCGTGCAGCTTGCGCGCGAACATCTGGAAAAGGCGATCGACCTCAACCCGCGCTGCGACAAGGCGTTTCAATACCTGGGCATGCTGTTCAAAAACGCGGGCGACATGGACAAAGCGCAGCTCATGTTCGCGCAGGCATTCCGTTTCAACAAAACGAACAACGAGGCCCGGACGCAGCTCAAGATCTTGCAAATGCGCCGCGCGCGCCGTGGAAAGGCGCCGGAAACGCGCGTACCGGGCGCCAGGGATCTGCTTGCCGCGGACGTCAGTTTCGAAACGGTCAAGAAGGCGATTCTGAAGATCTTCTGGTAGGCCGAGTCGCCGTCGTCCGGCCGCGCGATCCGTTCCCGATCCAATTCCCGATCGCGATCAACGCTGTTTTTTCCGACAGTACACGAAGAACACGGGGAGACACGGAGCGCACGGAAGGACATTTCCGTTGGTCGCGCAGGCGTTTCGCGTGCTTCGATGGCGATTTGCCGGGAGCGCAGGCGTCTCGCCTGCTTCGGAGGACGCGAATGTGCCGGGGCGGGGGAGACCGCTCGCTATCGCTCGCGGCACTGACATCGCTTGCGTTCTGTCGTCGCAAGTCGAAACGCGACTAGAATCCGCAGCACGATCCGCCGCTGCCGGTGTCCTCCACGACGCTGACATCGTCCCCGGGCAGCGCGTCGGTGTCATCGTCGCCGGCATCGTCGTCATCGAGATCGTCGTCCATCGGTATCGTCGTGGTCGTCGTCGTGGTCGTCGTCGTCGTGGTTGTGGTCGATGCCGTCGTCGTGGTTGTCGAACCGGCGGTCGTGGTCGTCGAACCCGCCGTCGTCGTGGTCGTCGAACCGGCGGTCGTTGTCGTCGAGCCCGCCGTCGTCGTGGTCGTTGAGCCTGTTGTCGTCGTCGTGGTTCCGCCAGTCGTGGTCGTCGTGCCGGCGGTCGAGGTCGTCGTTGCGACCGTTGTCGTGGTTGTCGACGTTGTTGTGGTGGTTGTCGGTGCCGTCGTCGTCGTGGTCGATGTCGATGTCGTCGTGGTGGTTGTCGGTGCAGTCGTCGTGGTAGTCGACGTCGAGGTCGTCGTGGTGGTTGTTGGTGCAGTCGTCGTGGTGGTCGACGTCGAGGTCGAGGTCGTCGTGGTGGTCGACGTCGTGGTGGTCGTCGTCGGATCGCCAAGCACCACGCCGGGGCTCGTGAATTCGTATCCGCGCGCGAGAAGGCCGTCGACCACCGCCGTCACTTCCGCCGTGGACGCGACCGTGTGGTGGAAGAAAAACGACGGCACGCCGTCTCGGATGATGGCCACCTCGTCGGCGATCGTCAGGAGATCCGCCGGCCTCGCGCCATCGACATCCGCGAGATACCCCATCGTTTCGGGAACGACCGCCATGCCGAGCGTGCTCGTCTGAATCGGGAAGGGGACGATCATCCCCCCCGGCCCAAGGTCCGTGGCGTAGATCGGCCCGTTATCCACCGGCACGGGGAAAATCGAAGGGCGTTCGTAGCAGCGGTCGTAATAGGCCGCGAAGGTCGCGTAGTCGCCATGCGACGCGGAATAGTGCGGCGTCTCCCAGATCGCGGGCGTCAAGCCGGCGTTCGCGAACGACACGAGCGCCTCGTCGATCTTCGCCTCAGCCCACGCGGCGGCGTCCTCCGGCACGGGCTCGCCGGCGTAACCGAGCGAAAACTCCCAGTCCCAGCCCGTCAGCCCGTCGTATTGATGCGAACTGCCGTGCTGAACCAGCGTCGCGCCCTGCGCGATCATGTACGAAAGCGCCGCGACGAACGCCGGATCGTCGGTCAGCTCCATCTCCGTGCCTGCCGCCGCGATCTCGCCGTCGGGGTCGCGGAAGATCGGAATCACGCCGATCGAATACGGAACGCCGCGCGCCGTGAGCAGATCCGCGAACGCCACCATCAGTGCCGGATCGTTGTTGTACGGCGACAGATCCTCAAAACGCACGAGCGCGCGTTTCGTGACCGGATGATCCGAGCCGGTGAACTCGTGCAGCAGGTCGGCGAGCACGTTCATGCGCGCGTCCACGCCGATGAAATACATCGGCGTCTCGGCGAGAAAACACAGATTCGCGCCGCAAACGAAATGCGGGGAATCGGTCAGCGTGAAGCCGTCGGCCAGCCATGAATGGACCGTCGCCGCTCCATCGACCGTCACTTCGATGAACGACTGGTCCTGGGCGCGTTCGACGACGTGCGTGCCGTAGGTGATGTTGTCGTAGCCCACGCCCGCGCGCCACGCATTGTAGTGGAATCCGAACGGGCCCGAGCCGCCGGCAAGATAATCGGTCAACTCGTGCAGGTTCGCGCCGATCCACAGCACCGGCGCGTCGCCGGCGACGAGGTCAGCGAAAAAATCCGCGGGGATCGCGTGCCCCCAGTCGGTGCCGACGTAATAGGCATGGTCGTAAATCGAAAGCGTGCCCGCGGTGTAGTCGGCAACGGGAAGCTGGTCGATTTCCGTGTCGAAATGCGCCACGTAATTGAACAGCATGTTGGCTAGCCGCACGCCGGTGGTGTCGCCCGAAGGGGCGTCGTAGAGGATGAGCGACGCGGCGCTCGCCGGGACGGCGGACAGGCCGATCGCAAGAGCCAAGGCGATCGTGCCGATCGCCTCGGGGGATCGCCAAAATGGAAAACGCAAGGTGATGTCGCCCTTTTTCAAACAGCGGCCCGGAAAAATCGCCCCAAAAACGCCGAACGAAGACGCTCGTTTATACCATATCGCCCGATCGGCGAAAATTCTTGAGGGCCGCGTTTTTCGTCGGCTACATCAGGAAGCCGTTGAGCCCCACCATCAGGCCGTAGTTCATGCTCGTCAGGTCGAAGTCGGCGTCGGCGCCGCCCGAGTCGGTCGATCCGCTGCCCGAGATGTAGCGGAGGACGACGGACATATCGAGCGCGAAGCGCGGATGCAGAAACACCATGACGCCGCCGCGAGGCGCGATCGCCCATCCCGTCATGTCGTTTTCGGTCTTGGTTTTCGTGCTGCCGACCTTCGTCTCGAATTCCGCGCTGCCGTTGACGTATTCCAGGGCCAGCGCGCCGAAAGGCGCCCACTGGTCGGATTTTTTCATCTGGTAGATGTAGATGCCCTGCACGCCGATCTCCCAAGCGGTCAACGAGACGGTCGTGTCCGTGGTCTTCTGGTCGACCTCGGCCGATCCGTACGCGATGCCGACGATCGGCCCGATCGCGATGCCTTCCTTCACGAAATAGCCGCCGTAGCCCAGCACGGTGAACATCGTCGTGCTGATGTCCACGTCGTCCCCCTTGTCGGGTTTCATCGTGTGGTCGCCGAAGAGCAGCCCGCCGGTGGAGCTTCCGCCGATGAGGATCGTGCCCTTGTCGATCTCCATGTTTTCCTTGGCCAGGGCGGGGGAGGTGAGGAAAGCCCCAAGGACCAGAGCGATCAAAATCGCGCGTTTCATCGCCATCTCCTCGTGGAAAACGGCGCGCGCCCGAGGCGCCGAAATGGACCGCGGGCCCGTCGCCTCAAAAAAGCATCGTTGAGACGCGAACTTAGCAGCCCACGTGGCGGGGGGTCAATGAAAAAAAAACGTCGATCTCGCCCACGTTGACCACTCATTCGAAACGCACCGCGACGCGCTTCCAGTCGATTCCCGCCACGCGCGTTCGCGTTCCGTCGTCGTGGTCGAAAAAGTGCGTCGCGCGGATGACGCACCAGACGTGGACAAGACCCGTCCTGCCGGGCGACAGGGCGTGCGTGCTTTTGTCCCGGGGCTCGAAGCCGTCGTCCGTCGCGAACCAGTGATAGGAAAGGCGTCCCGTCGTGGATGCGGCGCGCGCCTCCAGAATAACCTTGCGCGCGTCCGTCGCGTAAACGCCGTCGTCGCCGGGGGTGAGCGGCACGCCGCCGGGGCCTCTGACGACGATTTCCGCGAGCACGGGATTTCGAAAGCGTTCGTCCGGCGCGCGATCGGAAACGACAAGCAGCTTGAACGCGGGGATCGGCGCACCGGCGACCTGGCCGGAAAAGATATTCGCGGATTCGAACGCCGTCGCGCCGGCGGTCAGCAGCAGGCCGCGCGATTCGAATTCGCCGTATCGCGCGGCGAGATCGCCCGCATCCGGCGCCGTCCAGAAAAACGGCTCGGACGCGGCCAGGCGCACGGGCTCTTCGGCCGCCGCGAGATCGCCCGCAAGACGCAGCGCGTCGCCGCCGGCGATCGCCCACACGACGGGGCCGTCGTAAAGCGAGCCGTCGCCGTTGGCCACCACGGCGCGAAAGGCGAAGGTTTCGCCCGGCGCGGCTTCGAGCGGATCGGCGGTGATCGCAAGGACGCGCCGCGACTGGATGACGCTTGGCGGATCGAACGGCTCTTCGCACGCGGGCAGGGCGGCGAAGAAGGCGAGCAGGGCGAGGGCTTTTGCGATGGCGATGGATATGCGTTTCATCGCGGCTCCGGAAGAGTCTTGCGAGTGGCAATCTCGTCTGGCGTACGGGGAGGCCGCTTATTCACCTGCGCGGCTCCGTTCGCGACTTCATCTTGCGGCGTCTGTCAAAACTCCGTGCTCTCCGTGTGTCCTCCGTGCGCTCGGTGTTCCGCATTTGGCGATCCATCAAAACCTCGCCGTCATTCCGAACGACGGGATGAACGTCGGGTACGACACCGCCCGGCGTTCGGAGTAGTCGAAATTGTACCGGTATCCGACGGGATATCTCTGCCAGTAGACGTTTTGCAGATCGAGATACGCGTTCAGGGTCCACGTGTTGAAGATCCACCGCTTGTCGACGCGCACGTCGAGCTGATGAAACGCCCGCTCGCGCCGCGAATTGATGTCCTCGGAATAGATCGCGAGGTAGCTGTCGGTCTCGGCGTTATACACCGCGGATTCGATCGGCGTGTACGGCTTGCCCGTCGCGAACTGGAATCGCCCGCCGAGCTTCCATAGCTTGCGTTGGCCGAACGTGTAGCTCGCGAGAGCGATGGCGTTGTGCGTCTGGTCTTCGTCGAAATAGCGCCATTCGGCGTCCGGCGCATCCTTGCGGCGGCTGACCGAATACGTGTACGCCATCCAGCCGAACAGGCGGTCGGTCAGGCGCTTTCGCGCGAGAATCTCCGCGCCCCAAACGTACCCGCGCCCCGAGTTTTCGTACGGCACGTCCGCGTCCGGGCCGGTGCGGGCGATGACGTTGTCGAGCCGCTTGTAGTATCCCTGCGCGTCGATCTCATAGCCCTGTCCAAAGTCGTATTCGAACCCCGCGCCCGTCTCGTAGGCGGCCTCCGCGCCGAGGTCGTCGTTGCCGAGATTTGGAAGCATCTCGTCGCGGTCGGGCCACTGGTGATACACGCCCGCAGATGTTTTGATCGCGCTTTTTTCGGTCGGGAAAAACCGCGCGGAAAGCCGGGGGTCGAGCGTGGTTTCCCCTGTCAGGTCCAGATGATTGACGCGCACGCCGGGCACGAGGCGCAGCCAGTCGGCCGGCTCCATCACGTCGTCCACCCAACCGTCGAGGCCGAGCGTGCGCGAATTGTCCGAAAAGCGCGTGGCGTCGGCGTTGGTCCAGGACATCGCGGGGTCGCCCTCCTTGGGGATGAGCGGCAGCACGCCGGACGTGTCGTACACGACGAACACGCCGTTCGCGCCGAAACGCAGCGTATTCCAGTCGCCCGCGGCGACGGAGATCTCCTCCAGGAACGCGGGGTAATAAACGGTCGCCTCCACGTTCTGGTCGCGGCCGAATCGGAAGTCGTTTTCCAGATAGAGAAACTGCGCCGCGAACGATTGCGTGACGCGGCTGGTCGGCGCGAAATCCCAATCGAGGATCGCCGTGTGCCAGCCGATCTCGATGTCGAAAGCGTCGGGCGAGAAGGGTTCGTTTTCGTCGATCTCGGCCAGCAGTTTCGTGCGGTCGTGGCTGCCGAGCGCGACAAGCGAGAGGCGGTTGGCGCTGTTTAACCGCCATTGCGAAAGCGCGGTGTAGTCGTAAAAGCGCGGCGAGATCGTGAAGGCCGCCTCCTCTTCGGGCACGATTTCGGGAAGGATATAGTCGATCGTGCTGCGCCGCACGGCCGCCGCGCCGGACGCGCGCGCGTTGAACGGGCCTTCGACAAGCACGAACGCGGAGTAGGTCGAAAGATCGACCGCGCCGCCCAGGCGGTCGTTGCGCGGAGCGCGGCTCGTCACCTCCACGTAGCCGCCGATCGAATCACCCCGGTTCACGCCGAATCCCCCGGGCAGGTAGGCGATGTCCTCGACAAGTTCCGCGTTGATAAGCGAGACGAGCGCGCCGAAATGGAAAAGCTGCGGGATCTCAAAGCCGTTGAAAAAATACTTGCTGTCCTCCGGCCCCGTCCCGCGGATCACCAATCCCTCGGCCCCGTACTGCGTCGGGATGCCGCTCATGGCGACGCCCGGCAGATTCTTCACCACGCGGAAAACGTCGGCGTTCGCGCCGGGGATACCGTCGAGTTCGTCCTTCGTAATCTTGCGCCGCGTCATGTCGGCCGGCTCGCGCTCGGATTCCACCACGACCTCGTCGAGCAGAAACGGCGCGGCGAATGCGTAGAGATCCACGGTTGTAGTCTGACCCGCCGCGACCGATACCGTCGCCGCGAGCGTCTCGATGAAATCGCCCTCGACGGTTACGCGCCGCTCGCCGGGTGCGACGGCGTCGAAACGAAAGCGTCCGCCGGTGTCGGTGGCCTGCGTCTCCTCGATGCCGTCAACGCGAACGGTCGCGCCGGCGACGGGCGTGCGTTCGCCCTTCACGAGCACGAGTCCTTCAATCGAACCGGTCGCGTCGGATTGCGCAAGCGCGTTTGCGCAAGAAAGCAGGACGGCAAAAAGGACGAGCGATCCTCGCCGCGCGCCCGTCACAGCGTGAACGACGGTTCCAGGCAGGCGATCAGCGCTTCGCAGTCGGTGAACCCGTCGATGCACTCGGCGGCGCCGACCGGCACGCAACCCTTCGCGCACCCTTTCAGGCACTCGCTGACGCAGTTCTCGGGCGCGCCGCCCTGGATGTAGTCATCGCATTGCTGCACGATCGCGCAGGTGTCTTCGTTGCAGATGCTTTCGCAGTCGGTGATGGGCTCGGCAACGATGTCGGAGCAGTCGTCCGCGTCGTCCTCGTCGCCGTCCTCGCAGCCGTCGCACGCGTGCAGCATCGCGATCAGGGCCAGCGCGAAAAGAACGGCGAGCGATCGGATCGTCAGGCGCAATCAAGCCTCGCGGATGCGGTGGATTTCGCGCGAACGTAGCAGGAAACAGGCGAGGGCCTCAACGCCGCGCCTCGGGGGATTGAACCGGCTCGTTCGAAGGCCGATGATCGAACGGGCGAAACGGTGAGAGGGTTGGCGACCGATGAAAAATGCAGCGATGGTTTTGGCGTTGGCAATAGGCGTCGCGGGGCTCGCGCACGCAGACGAATTGGAGGACCGCGCGCTCGCGCACGACGCGTTCGCGAACCAGTACAACTTCAGCCCGCTCGGCGGCATCGGCTACGTGCATTTTGATTCGCCGGAGACCTTCACGCCCGTGCGCTACTCGCTGTCGGACTCGACGATCTGGACGGGCGCGTACCTCGCGGCCGAGGCGCTTCGCTACGCCGTAACGGGCGATTCCGAAGCGAAGGCCAACGCGATCCGCACGGTGGAAGGCCTCGATACGCATCTGAAGATCACGCAGACGACGGGCTTCATCGCGCGCGGCGCCGCGCCGGACACCGCGCCGTGGAACGCGGGCTACATCGGCCACGACCGCTACGTGGCGGGCACGGGCGACTGGGCGGGATATTTCTGGATCAACAACACAAGCCGCGATCAGTACACGGGCTGGTTTTTCGGCATGGCGCTCGCGTACGACCTCATCGACGACGAACCGACGCGGCAGATCATCCGCGATGACATCGAGGAAGTCCTGCTGACGCTGGCCGATCAGAATTGGGTGATCCTCGGCGAGGACGGCAAGCGCACCGACGCGGCGCCGAAGGTGCAGCCGCCGCATCGCCTGGCGTGGCTCGCGGCGGCAGTGCGGATCGTCGGAACCGACGAGATGCGCACGCTGTATCTGGACGAGTACGAGGCGAACAAGGACGCGTACAAGCTCTACAATTTTTCGTGGTTCAACAAATATCAGCAGTACTATGGCTTCAATCTCAACCACATGAACCACTTCACGCTGTGGCGCAACGAGACGAGCCCCGAGCGCCGCGCGCACTATCTGGCGGCGTACCACGACATGGTGTTCGATCTCGTCAAGCATACGCACAACGTGTTTTTCGACGCCATTTATCTGGCTAATTGCGAGCGCGCGGGCGAGTGCCGCGACTATGACGAGACGCTTGCGGACATGCAGGTTCAGATCGCGGAATTTCAGGACCCGCCCGTGCGCGACATCTCGTTCGACATTCCGGACTGGCCGCTCGATCCGGTCAGCGTGTTCCTGTCGGACCTCATCGACCAGCTCGGCATCCGCGACCTGATCGACATCGAGTACCAGACCGCCGATCCGCGCCCGGTGATGTATCGCTGCCCGGCGTCGTTCATGTGGCAGAAGACGCCGTACAACCTGGACTGCGCCGGCGGGCCGGGCACCGAGGTTTATCCGGGCGTGGACTACATGCTCGCGTACTGGATGGGGCGCTACTTTGACCTCATCGATCCCGGCAACGCGAACGAGCCGTTCTGGCCGGCCGACGAAACGGATGACGATGACGACGACGACGCGACGGATGACGATGACGCGGCGGATGACGATACATCCGACGACGACGCGTCGGATGACGACGCCGGCACGGATGATGACGACGCCGCCGCGACGGACGATGATGACACCGCGCCGGTCGATTCAGGCGACGATGACGACGATGGCGGGTGCGGTTGCTGAAGATGCCGCGAACTATTCGTTTGCGAGTTTGACGAAGCGATCGAACAAAGGCGTCTTGCGAATCGCGCGCTCGGTCTCCCAGTCGTACTCGGGATGCTTCCCGTGCATGATCT
Proteins encoded:
- a CDS encoding DUF2334 domain-containing protein; this translates as MRFPFWRSPEAIGTIALALAIGLSAVPASAASLILYDAPSGDTTGVRLANMLFNYVAHFDTEIDQLPVADYTAGTLSIYDHAYYVGTDWGHAIPADFFADLVAGDAPVLWIGANLHELTDYLAGGSGPFGFHYNAWRAGVGYDNITYGTHVVERAQDQSFIEVTVDGAATVHSWLADGFTLTDSPHFVCGANLCFLAETPMYFIGVDARMNVLADLLHEFTGSDHPVTKRALVRFEDLSPYNNDPALMVAFADLLTARGVPYSIGVIPIFRDPDGEIAAAGTEMELTDDPAFVAALSYMIAQGATLVQHGSSHQYDGLTGWDWEFSLGYAGEPVPEDAAAWAEAKIDEALVSFANAGLTPAIWETPHYSASHGDYATFAAYYDRCYERPSIFPVPVDNGPIYATDLGPGGMIVPFPIQTSTLGMAVVPETMGYLADVDGARPADLLTIADEVAIIRDGVPSFFFHHTVASTAEVTAVVDGLLARGYEFTSPGVVLGDPTTTTTTSTTTTTSTSTSTTTTTAPTTTTTTSTSTTTTTAPTTTTTTSTSTTTTTAPTTTTTTSTTTTTVATTTSTAGTTTTTGGTTTTTTGSTTTTTAGSTTTTAGSTTTTTAGSTTTTAGSTTTTTASTTTTTTTTTTTTTTIPMDDDLDDDDAGDDDTDALPGDDVSVVEDTGSGGSCCGF
- a CDS encoding response regulator; amino-acid sequence: IFMVEPIRHMPPEGARRARILVVDHHEKKREWLRAHLAAAGHEVTLAAGANDAERRFAETHPDVCLVALTLPRVPGSELAVRLRKTPNGERCRIILTSSIFRTMQVDDVARARWKADAFLAEPFSEDVLHGALATVLENLAPGTSDDGAPMVEPLEIRESSSPSPAESPGPEPEPESSLLVPMSGDLGEASVPEVVAAMFFARATGIVTFTRGNAVKRVFVREGLPMHVQSDQRDETLGQILRMQGLIDEDAYLASLASVAEGQMMGGALVDIGALTPAQVYNALKLQTHEKMLALFSWFDGAYTIELADRLEETHTAFEQWPPAIILEGIERHYDPASIREVAAEMKDFVLLRNPSPPVAFDELRLPGDAAAILRLADGKRTVAKVLGESPLDSARTFFAFYTLLVLEQFAKVDPGTMKESADELRSAQPSPDRVAREAIREKAPAVARGGAVEDADDEAALEIELADFETGGLAEDDADGAREAPPGPAPAERFAPEDRDESELTAYVERERKRAAPDDRGLLDEILAFYLKLPRITHYEVLGVDRGADAKSMDDAYRVLVKKLHSDRLRPRFSGEILALADAIVARATEAHDTLLDFNKRAAYEARLRAGGDRKERSVQIILAAERTFNAGMLAMRQQAWEKAYENFAEAVKMFPEEAEYHAFLGWSALHASGRPQGERVQLAREHLEKAIDLNPRCDKAFQYLGMLFKNAGDMDKAQLMFAQAFRFNKTNNEARTQLKILQMRRARRGKAPETRVPGARDLLAADVSFETVKKAILKIFW
- a CDS encoding TonB-dependent receptor, which gives rise to MTGARRGSLVLFAVLLSCANALAQSDATGSIEGLVLVKGERTPVAGATVRVDGIEETQATDTGGRFRFDAVAPGERRVTVEGDFIETLAATVSVAAGQTTTVDLYAFAAPFLLDEVVVESEREPADMTRRKITKDELDGIPGANADVFRVVKNLPGVAMSGIPTQYGAEGLVIRGTGPEDSKYFFNGFEIPQLFHFGALVSLINAELVEDIAYLPGGFGVNRGDSIGGYVEVTSRAPRNDRLGGAVDLSTYSAFVLVEGPFNARASGAAAVRRSTIDYILPEIVPEEEAAFTISPRFYDYTALSQWRLNSANRLSLVALGSHDRTKLLAEIDENEPFSPDAFDIEIGWHTAILDWDFAPTSRVTQSFAAQFLYLENDFRFGRDQNVEATVYYPAFLEEISVAAGDWNTLRFGANGVFVVYDTSGVLPLIPKEGDPAMSWTNADATRFSDNSRTLGLDGWVDDVMEPADWLRLVPGVRVNHLDLTGETTLDPRLSARFFPTEKSAIKTSAGVYHQWPDRDEMLPNLGNDDLGAEAAYETGAGFEYDFGQGYEIDAQGYYKRLDNVIARTGPDADVPYENSGRGYVWGAEILARKRLTDRLFGWMAYTYSVSRRKDAPDAEWRYFDEDQTHNAIALASYTFGQRKLWKLGGRFQFATGKPYTPIESAVYNAETDSYLAIYSEDINSRRERAFHQLDVRVDKRWIFNTWTLNAYLDLQNVYWQRYPVGYRYNFDYSERRAVSYPTFIPSFGMTARF